From the Motacilla alba alba isolate MOTALB_02 chromosome Z, Motacilla_alba_V1.0_pri, whole genome shotgun sequence genome, one window contains:
- the PRXL2C gene encoding peroxiredoxin-like 2C: QTRSGFGRRLLAPSIRTPWLRLGHSAAARGRSHGRQRRSIPAPSLPRRRTTPRAFPLQLRLSSPLSHGRAAGAPGHAAGRAGAGLRAAAGAGAAAGGRPLPGAGRGREERPLPGPNFLCYTCKEYVEDLAKVPKAFLQESNVRLIVIGQSSYHHIKPFCILTGYTHEMYVDPQREIYKILGMKRGEGNKASVRSPHVKSNTLLGSISSIWRAMTGPAFDFQGDPAQQGGALIIGPGNEVHFLHLDKNRLDHVPINTVLQLAGVKTVNFSNKPQIIDI, translated from the exons CAGACACGCAGCGGTTTCGGCCGCAGATTGCTCGCTCCCTCCATCCGAACCCCCTGGCTCCGCCTGGGCCACAGCGCGGCGGCCCGAGGTCGCTCCCACGGCCGGCAACGACGCTCCATCCCGGCCCCGTCCCTTCCTCGCCGTCGCACAACGCCCCGCGCCTTTCCGCTCCAGCTCCGCCTTTCCTCTCCGCTCTCCCATGGCCGGGCCGCCGGCGCCCCCGGTCACGCAGCAGGtcgggcgggcgcggggctgcgggcggcggccggagcaggagcagctgcggGAGGCCGCCCGCTGCCTGGTGCTGGACGCGGACGGGAGGAGCGTCCCCTTCCCGGCCCT AACTTTTTGTGTTATACCTGTAAGGAGTATGTAGAAGATCTGGCAAAAGTCCCCAAGGCATTTTTACAA GAATCAAATGTGAGGCTTATAGTTATTGGACAGTCATCATATCATCACATCAAG CCCTTCTGCATTTTAACTGGGTATACACATGAAATGTATGTAGATCCACAAAGggaaatttataaaatacttgGGATGAAAAGAGGTGAAGGTAATAAAGCATCAG TTCGGAGCCCTCATGTGAAATCAAACACTCTTCTGGGAAGTATTAGCAGTATATGGAGAGCAATGACTGGCCCAGCTTTTGATTTTCAAGGAGaccctgctcagcagggaggagctTTGATTATAGGCCCAG GCAACGAAGTTCATTTTTTGCACCTTGATAAGAACAGGCTGGATCATGTTCCCATTAATACAGTCTTGCAGCTGGCAGGAGTTAAAACAGTGAATTTCTCAAACAAACCCCAGATTATTGACATATGA